Proteins co-encoded in one Xiphophorus couchianus chromosome 3, X_couchianus-1.0, whole genome shotgun sequence genomic window:
- the tmem79b gene encoding transmembrane protein 79, whose product MDVSLSDDPLLKATLTENGGGTNKKRDADEPAAMLEPETLQWPEDRETGMGGRTDGVIARSDASSWTESERGRRMERAELIGEGRDHLEENRLPEKAAQVFSPAVTVLPSLAASRDTEAFWEMESERSPFLKPRQVDYNQHGYQFDLPEDMPPSTWKGGCSDRDALKLGVSVMTSALLFPFLVWGGFVFLPFDAPLLDGAPLRLVYTLRCSVFAAAPVVFGWLVLGVSWLRSGSTQPAVDDVIKEAELQEVSVHRRFISDSASLFLIYFLQLVVMAMYLTQEQLKLVPLLTIVFAFGQLAYWLAAVFGSSLRGFGFGLSFLPSLVMMAANFYFIFTVESAGSVFGAAPPPDEALPLPTGRQRFWG is encoded by the exons ATGGACGTGTCTCTGAGCGATGATCCGCTCCTTAAAGCAACCCTGACAGAGAACGGTGGCGGGACAAACAAAAAGCGAGACGCAGACGAGCCTGCGGCCATGTTGGAGCCCGAGACGCTGCAGTGGCCGGAGGACAGAGAGACAGGGATGGGGGGACGAACAGATGGGGTCATCGCGAGGTCAGACGCGTCCAGCTGGACGGAGAGCGAGCGAGGCCGCAGGATGGAGAGGGCGGAGCTTATAGGTGAGGGGCGGGACCACCTGGAGGAGAACCGACTTCCAGAGAAAGCCGCTCAGGTGTTCAGCCCGGCTGTCACCGTCCTTCCCTCCCTCGCCGCCTCCAGAGACACAgaggcattctgggaaatggaATCAGAGAGGAGCCCCTTCCTGAAACCTCGCCAAGTGGACTACAACCAACATGGCTACCAGTTTGACTTACCCGAGGACATGCCCCCTTCTACCT GGAAAGGGGGATGTTCAGACAGAGATGCACTGAAGCTAGGCGTCTCCGTGATGACATCAGCGCTGCTCTTCCCGTTCCTGGTGTGGGGGGGGTTCGTCTTCCTGCCATTCGACGCCCCCCTGCTGGACGGCGCCCCCCTCAGGCTGGTCTACACTCTGCGCTGCTCTGTGTTCGCCGCCGCACCCGTCGTCTTCG GTTGGCTGGTCCTGGGCGTCAGCTGGCTCCGCTCCGGATCCACTCAGCCGGCCGTTGATGATGTCATCAAGGAGGCGGAGCTTCAAGAAGTCTCCGTCCACCGACGCTTCATCTCTGATTCTGCCTCTCTCTTCCTGATCTACTTCCTGCAGCTGGTTGTCATGGCGATGTACCTAACCCAGGAGCAGCTGAAGCTCGTCCCGCTGCTGACCATCGTCTTCGCCTTCGGCCA GTTGGCGTACTGGCTGGCAGCGGTGTTCGGCAGCAGCCTCCGCGGTTTCGGCTTCGGCCTGTCCTTCCTGCCCAGCCTTGTCATGATGGCGGCCAACTTCTACTTCATCTTCACGGTGGAGTCGGCGGGGTCGGTGTTCGGCGCCGCGCCGCCGCCAGACGAGGCGCTGCCTCTGCCCACAGGCAGACAGAGGTTCTGGGGATGA